The following are from one region of the Silurus meridionalis isolate SWU-2019-XX chromosome 25, ASM1480568v1, whole genome shotgun sequence genome:
- the pho gene encoding phoenix, giving the protein MSLRLQEKDSEASVQCDFEKETASDSDSGDSLFLTQSVTPAQRRVKRQRPSNTQTCPSSQESEDEEEKDSDTSTRRHEDSKLTSDSDSKTSYADLLCKWRTLLNEESPRKYPKARPRTMVLPFLKKKNGSKKLIARQNQVIANAEIGGFFKCILQNSEGHEEERRRELRSLLPNSEGALECKKESEGDDDDKDDEDIKIVDLDCFVWDVLKRNRQTWQTSLKWKMGQAPGTVRKCSRTRKVAQNVVEPQKDKSVHGNNSLPNIEVSQSSKKGRKSRKCPARSSLSPHSSPSRLSPDKSRLVSSLFMDHQDEHSENQLQVLVACSESQSLERYQAQNIHQACDNCIEPIHEIAIEETQWLSSKDQDDDETQILEDSPTGKETMDDLLCSLQEHQNHEEVVGVHHEPVENEDLVSVGGGFTSSQDLFQEPNNPLKETKSPLKETKSPLKETRIENHNKEFLQCYVTLQDVDLITKENSNSLILSDVGGNYLESQLAQPSEIISTTAKDTHQERKEKDEKTLYDGVECAYPTVPLEAQTGSRGHDYISPRKDFLLAEQEEKTESPLFNYSALKLMKRKKGIKIKAPVISDNLTPVQDDPGEGSEPPLEDTVECKKRKNVKNDKLLEEPADTVPEVGVPTDLGLLGQSCSLDCSSVSGIISMKKRQMDRHNKLLEEPVDIPPEVSVPTDLSLSAQDYASDCASVNGIKQKKKRKKERNNELLEQPVDPLREVGVPTDLGLPVQDCSLDCASVGMSKPLKNRSNDKINELREEPVEPLPEVSVPTDLGKSAQDHGMNCASENGMKEKKKTKKDKYKELLEKPVDPLPEVSVPTDFALSAQHHSIDWASVNEIKPIKKRKKDKRHDLMEEPIDLSPEVSVPTDLSVSAQHLSMDCVSMSGVKRKKKRKKDRNNELLEEPVDPSQDVSVPTDLSLSAQDHSMDCASVSGIKPKKNRKKDRNIEFLEEPVDPLPEVSGFTDVGLSAQDHGMNCASVIGIKQKKKRKKDKNYELLKEPVDTLPEVSVPKDQSLSAQDDCMDCASVNGIQQNKKTKKHKSIELLGKPFDTQAEVSVPTDLSVSVQNSFLDCSSVSGIRPLKKRKKDRNNELLAEPIDTPPEVSVPTDLSLSAQDYSMNRASVNGIKQKKKTKKDKNNLLDKLDDHLAEASVPIDASLSAQDYSMDCASVNVIKQKKKRKKDRNNELLGEPVDTRPEVSVLTDFGVSAQNHVMDCASVNRIKQKKKKKDRNNELLGEPIDTYPEASVPTDLGLSVQDYSLDCFSVNGSKPLKKRKKDRNNELSVEPFDTLPEISVPSGLGLSVQDSSEGCSSVGGRNSKKKRKQGKHQSVPQHDEGVGKKEGIHSPNQGSASLVSIDTKTEQLTRTDLIQSNDLEPKKEAAKRDSMMSDEIVASECSERSSPGHKKTKQRFINIFDLPEAIEIQTVNSEDLKTIDSDATPKKMKKKKRQELEVKASLMETTEQVEPLGTVQEFEQQAAEVVLPKKLKKQKKKKDRTETFQEKETSKITTISGLGLSDTKTSNTTSTESETRGIGEEEGAGGAEPEKKKKRKELEIDGSWSGSQGLVYSLDTEQTTALKEASSSGQKPDEGNSTQSLEMWLTYDTMEKKKIRGKKVMVLNVANRYCNWKVPHSLKKRRRKRKKDWWIQARKCITKSLNMPFVRKLVLNQNFQKR; this is encoded by the exons ATGTCTCTAAGACTTCAGGAGAAAGACTCCGAGGCTTCGGTTCAGTGCGACTTCGAAAAAGAAACTGCGTCTGACAG TGACTCTGGTGACAGCTTGTTTTTGACCCAGTCTGTCACTCCGGCTCAAAGGAGGGTTAAAAGACAGCGTCCGTCTAATACCCAGACGTGTCCCTCAAGTCAGGAGTCggaggatgaggaagaaaaagacaGCGACACAAGCACGAGACGGCACGAAGACTCGAAGTTGACGAGCGACTCCGACAGCAAAACCAGCTACGCCGACTTGCTTTGTAAATGGAGAACGCTGTTAAATGAAGAAAGTCCCCGGAAGTATCCGAAAGCACGCCCAAGGACGATGGTGTTACCTTttctgaagaagaagaatggcTCTAAAAAGCTCATTGCCCGCCAAAACCAAGTGATAGCG AATGCAGAGATCGGTGGGTTCTTTAAGTGCATATTGCAAAACAGTGAAGGACACGAAGAAGAAAGACGAAGAGAGCTAAGATCATTACTGCCAAATTCTGA AGGTGCTCTAGAATGTAAAAAGGAGAGCGAAGGAGACGATGATGACAAGGATGACGAGGACATCAAAATTGTG GATCTCGATTGCTTTGTTTGGGATGTATTGAAAAGAAATCGACAAACATGGCAAACATCTCTTAAATGGAAAATGGGACAGGCTCCAGGAACGGTGAGGAAATGCAGCCGAACTAGGAAAGTTGCTCAAAACGTAGTGGAACCTCAAAAAGACAAAAGTGTACACGGTAATAACAGTCTACCTAATATAGAAGTGTCTCAGTCAAGCAAAAAGGGAAGGAAAAGCAGGAAATGTCCTGCTAGGTCTTCTCTTTCTCCACATTCTTCCCCTTCTCGTCTTTCCCCTGACAAATCTCGTTTGGTTAGCAGTCTCTTCATGGATCATCAGGATGAACACAGTGAGAACCAGCTGCAAGTTCTAGTAGCATGCTCAGAATCGCAATCCCTCGAAAGATATCAAGCCCAAAATATCCATCAAGCGTGTGATAACTGCATAGAACCAATTCATGAAATTGCAATTGAGGAAACCCAGTGGTTAAGTTCAAAAGACCAGGACGATGATGAAACCCAAATTTTGGAGGACAGCCCAACGGGCAAAGAAACCATGGACGATTTGCTCTGCTCGTTACAAGAGCACCAAAACCATGAAGAAGTTGTTGGTGTACATCATGAGCCAGTGGAAAACGAAGACTTGGTGAGTGTAGGTGGGGGTTTCACCAGCTCACAGGATCTTTTTCAAGAACCAAATAATCCTTTAAAAGAGACTAAAAGTCCTTTAAAAGAGACTAAAAGTCCTTTAAAAGAGACTAGAATTGAAAATCATAACAAAGAATTCTTACAATGCTATGTGACGCTACAAGATGTTGATTTAATAACAAAGGAAAATAGCAATTCATTAATCTTATCAGATGTGGGGGGCAACTATTTAGAATCTCAGCTGGCTCAACCAAGTGAAATTATCTCGACAACAGCTAAAGATACACaccaagaaagaaaagaaaaagatgaaaagacTTTGTATGATGGTGTGGAGTGTGCATATCCAACAGTGCCATTAGAGGCACAGACAGGATCCAGAGGACATGATTACATAAGTCCTAGAAAGGATTTCCTCTTAGCTGAACAGGAAGAGAAGACAGAGTCCCCACTGTTTAATTACAGTGCCCTGAAattgatgaaaagaaaaaaaggtataaaGATTAAAGCCCCTGTGATATCTGATAACCTGACACCTGTACAAGATGATCCAGGTGAAGGTTCTGAACCACCTTTAGAGGACACTGTCGAgtgtaaaaaaaggaaaaatgtcaaaaacgATAAGTTGTTGGAGGAACCAGCTGACACCGTGCCAGAGGTAGGGGTTCCGACAGACTTAGGTTTGTTAGGTCAGAGCTGTTCCTTGGACTGTTCTTCAGTGAGTGGAATTATATCGATGAAAAAGAGACAAATGGACAGACATAATAAATTGTTGGAGGAACCTGTTGACATCCCACCAGAAGTCAGTGTTCCTACAGATCTAAGCCTTTCGGCTCAGGATTATGCCAGTGACTGTGCTTCAGTAAATGgaattaaacaaaagaaaaagagaaaaaaggagagaaataaTGAGCTGTTGGAGCAACCAGTTGACCCCTTGAGAGAAGTTGGTGTTCCTACAGACTTAGGTCTGCCAGTTCAGGACTGTTCCCTTGATTGTGCTTCAGTGGGTATGAGTAAGCCACTAAAAAATAGAAGTAATGACAAAATTAATGAGTTGAGGGAGGAACCAGTTGAGCCCTTGCCAGAAGTCAGTGTTCCTACAGACTTGGGTAAATCAGCTCAGGACCATGGCATGAATTGTGCTTCAGAAAatggaatgaaagaaaagaaaaagacgaAAAAGGACAAATATAAGGAGTTGTTGGAAAAACCTGTTGATCCCTTGCCAGAAGTCAGTGTTCCTACAGACTTTGCTCTATCGGCTCAGCACCATTCCATCGACTGGGCTTCAGTAAATGAAATTAAACcgataaaaaagagaaaaaaggacaaaagacATGATTTGATGGAGGAACCGATTGACCTGTCACCAGAAGTCAGTGTTCCTACAGACCTAAGTGTATCAGCTCAGCACCTTTCCATGGATTGTGTTTCAATGAGTGGAGTTAAacgaaagaaaaagagaaaaaaggacagAAATAATGAGCTGTTGGAGGAACCAGTTGACCCCTCACAAGATGTCAGTGTTCCTACAGACCTAAGTCTATCGGCTCAGGACCATTCGATGGATTGTGCATCAGTGAGTGGAATTAAaccaaagaaaaatagaaaaaaggacAGAAATATTGAGTTTTTGGAGGAACCAGTTGACCCCTTGCCAGAAGTCAGTGGTTTTACAGACGTAGGCCTATCAGCTCAGGACCATGGCATGAATTGTGCTTCTGTAATTGgaattaaacaaaagaaaaagaggaaaaaagacaaaaattatGAGTTGTTGAAGGAACCAGTTGACACCCTGCCAGAAGTAAGTGTTCCTAAAGACCAAAGTCTATCAGCTCAGGACGATTGCATGGACTGTGCTTCAGTAAATGGAattcagcaaaataaaaaaacaaaaaagcacaaaagtatTGAGTTGTTGGGGAAACCATTTGACACCCAGGCAGAAGTCAGTGTTCCTACTGACCTAAGTGTATCAGTTCAGAACTCTTTCTTGGATTGTTCTTCAGTGAGTGGAATTAGACcgctgaaaaagagaaaaaaggacagAAATAATGAGTTGTTAGCAGAACCAATTGACACCCCTCCAGAAGTCAGTGTTCCTACAGACCTAAGTCTATCGGCTCAGGACTATTCGATGAATAGAGCTTCAGTAAATGgaattaaacaaaagaaaaagacgaaaaaggacaaaaataatttgttagACAAACTAGATGACCACTTGGCAGAAGCCAGTGTTCCTATAGACGCAAGTCTATCAGCTCAGGACTATTCCATGGACTGTGCttcagtaaatgtaattaagcaaaagaaaaagagaaaaaaggaccGAAATAATGAATTGTTGGGGGAACCAGTTGACACCCGGCCAGAAGTCAGTGTTCTTACAGACTTTGGTGTATCAGCTCAGAACCATGTCATGGACTGTGCTTCAGTAAATAGAATtaagcaaaagaagaaaaaaaaggaccgAAATAATGAATTGTTGGGGGAACCAATTGACACCTACCCAGAAGCCAGTGTTCCTACAGACCTAGGTCTATCAGTCCAGGACTATTCTTTGGATTGTTTTTCAGTAAATGGAAGTAAACcactaaaaaagagaaaaaaggacagAAATAACGAGTTGTCAGTGGAACCGTTTGACACCCTGCCAGAAATCAGTGTTCCTTCAGGCTTGGGTCTATCAGTTCAGGATTCTTCAGAGGGTTGTTCTTCAGTCGGTGGAAGGAAttcaaagaaaaagagaaaacaaggcAAACATCAATCTGTGCCTCAGCACGATGAAGGGGTTGGTAAAAAGGAGGGTATCCATAGCCCTAATCAAGGTTCTGCATCTTTGGTCTCCATAGATACTAAAACTGAGCAACTGACCAGAACTGATCTTATTCAATCCAATGATCTTGAACCGAAAAAGGAGGCAGCAAAAAGGGATTCTATGATGTCCGATGAGATAGTTGCTTCCGAGTGTAGCGAACGTTCAAGTCCTGGACACAAGAAAACGAAGCAAAGGTTTATCAATATCTTTGACCTACCAGAAGCCATTGAGATCCAAACTGTTAATAGTGAGGATTTAAAGACTATTGACTCTGATGCAACtccaaagaaaatgaaaaaaaagaagcggCAAGAATTGGAGGTCAAGGCATCATTGATGGAGACAACAGAACAAGTAGAACCACTGGGTACTGTTCAAGAGTTTGAGCAGCAAGCAGCTGAGGTGGTTCTGcctaaaaagttaaaaaagcaaaagaagaaaaaggacagAACTGAAACATTTCAAGAAAAGGAGACGTCGAAAATCACAACTATATCTGGACTTGGACTAAGTGACACAAAAACATCAAATACAACAAGCACTGAAAGTGAGACTAGAGGGATTGGTGAGGAGGAAGGCGCTGGTGGTGCAGAaccagagaagaagaagaaaaggaaagagttGGAAATCGATGGATCATGGTCGGGTTCTCAAGGCTTGGTATACTCGCTCGATACTGAACAGACAACGGCGTTAAAGGAAGCTTCAAGCAGTGGACAGAAACCTGATGAAGGAAATTCCACACAAAGTTTGGAAATGTGGTTAACATATGACAccatggagaaaaagaaaataagaggaaaaaaggTGATGGTTCTCAATGTAGCCAACAGGTACTGCAATTGGAAGGTACCACACAGcctgaagaaaagaagaagaaaaagaaaaaaagattggtGGATACAAGCACGGAAGTGCATCACGAAATCATTGAACATGCCGTTTGTCAGGAAATTGGTTCTCAATCAGAACTTTCAGAAGCGATAa